From a region of the Zerene cesonia ecotype Mississippi chromosome 11, Zerene_cesonia_1.1, whole genome shotgun sequence genome:
- the LOC119830375 gene encoding nuclear localization sequence-binding protein-like isoform X1 encodes MVAPKRGRGAAQKKAKANEEVSQPEPEPTEAMEATEENNGDTQPEAQEEAPAGEEAAEQPEGEQEAQNTEEAKQEEPKEEKVEPGKLLVENLPPSYLFDYQDKLKELFSKHGEINSVKRGPIIVTELTTTPTLSAIVEFKNKECLEKALTEDGTVLEGNAISVVVESSAETAVLVGVPYEASTDYVKLLFGQCGEIAHIHEFSKTKFKILRVTFHEKESVEKALKLDRELRLNGFLVTVSKYRDDDEQKAHANSNKSNKRQHGQQGRNSAGAGGAGGAAGAGGAGAGGAGAAGAGAGGAAPPRNNSFRPRGAAFNARGNFRGGARGRGFAGRGGAFPRGGFAPVNTYLPPQGFMGRPQGAFMNDGQRPNKRLRQM; translated from the exons ATGGTAGCGCCGAAGAGAGGCCGTGGTGCTGCTCAGAAAAAGGCAAAAGCGAATGAAGAAGTAAGCCAACCGGAGCCGGAGCCCACGGAGGCGATGGAGGCTACTGAAGAGAATAACGGCGACACACAACCCGAGGCGCAGGAGGAAGCTCCAGCCGGCGAAGAGGCTGCGGAGCAGCCGGAAGGAGAGCAGGAAGCACAGAACACTGAAGAAGCCAAACAGGAAGAACCGAAAGAAGAAAAAGTGGAACCTGGTAAACTGCTCGTTGAAAATCTCCCACCAAGTTACCTATTTGATTACCAAGATAAACTGAAAGAACTCTTCTCAAAACATGGAGAAATCAACAGTGTAAA aCGTGGTCCGATCATTGTAACTGAATTGACCACAACTCCGACATTATCGGCTATAGTCGAATTCAAAAACAAAGAGTGTCTGGAAAAG GCGCTGACGGAAGACGGTACAGTATTAGAGGGCAACGCGATATCCGTGGTGGTGGAGTCGTCGGCGGAGACCGCCGTGCTGGTGGGCGTGCCCTACGAGGCCTCCACGGACTACGTGAAGCTGCTGTTCGGACAGTGCGGCGAGATCGCGCACATACACGAGTTCAGCAAGACCAAGTTTAAGATTT TGCGCGTAACCTTCCACGAGAAGGAGTCGGTGGAGAAGGCGCTGAAGCTGGACCGCGAGCTGCGCCTCAACGGCTTCCTCGTCACCGTCTCCAAGTACAGGGACGACGATGAGCAGAAGGCGCACGCCAACAGCAATAAG TCGAACAAGCGGCAGCACGGGCAGCAGGGCCGCAAcagcgcgggcgcgggcggcgcgggcggcgcggcgggcgccggcggggcgggcgcgggcggcgcgggggcggcgggcgcgggcgcggggggcgccgcgccgccgcgcaaCAACTCGTTCCGCCCGCGGGGCGCCGCGTTCAACGCGAGGGGCAACTTTAGAG GAGGCGCTCGCGGGCGCGGGTTCGcggggcgcggcggcgcgttCCCGCGCGGCGGCTTCGCGCCCGTCAACACGTACCTGCCGCCGCAGGGCTTCATGGGCCGCCCG CAGGGCGCGTTCATGAACGACGGCCAGCGGCCGAACAAGCGGCTCCGGCAAATGTAA
- the LOC119830375 gene encoding nuclear localization sequence-binding protein-like isoform X3, whose translation MVAPKRGRGAAQKKAKANEEVSQPEPEPTEAMEATEENNGDTQPEAQEEAPAGEEAAEQPEGEQEAQNTEEAKQEEPKEEKVEPGKLLVENLPPSYLFDYQDKLKELFSKHGEINSVKRGPIIVTELTTTPTLSAIVEFKNKECLEKALTEDGTVLEGNAISVVVESSAETAVLVGVPYEASTDYVKLLFGQCGEIAHIHEFSKTKFKILRVTFHEKESVEKALKLDRELRLNGFLVTVSKYRDDDEQKAHANSNKSNKRQHGQQGRNSAGAGGAGGAAGAGGAGAGGAGAAGAGAGGAAPPRNNSFRPRGAAFNARGNFRGGARGRGFAGRGGAFPRGGFAPVNTYLPPQGFMGRPSYL comes from the exons ATGGTAGCGCCGAAGAGAGGCCGTGGTGCTGCTCAGAAAAAGGCAAAAGCGAATGAAGAAGTAAGCCAACCGGAGCCGGAGCCCACGGAGGCGATGGAGGCTACTGAAGAGAATAACGGCGACACACAACCCGAGGCGCAGGAGGAAGCTCCAGCCGGCGAAGAGGCTGCGGAGCAGCCGGAAGGAGAGCAGGAAGCACAGAACACTGAAGAAGCCAAACAGGAAGAACCGAAAGAAGAAAAAGTGGAACCTGGTAAACTGCTCGTTGAAAATCTCCCACCAAGTTACCTATTTGATTACCAAGATAAACTGAAAGAACTCTTCTCAAAACATGGAGAAATCAACAGTGTAAA aCGTGGTCCGATCATTGTAACTGAATTGACCACAACTCCGACATTATCGGCTATAGTCGAATTCAAAAACAAAGAGTGTCTGGAAAAG GCGCTGACGGAAGACGGTACAGTATTAGAGGGCAACGCGATATCCGTGGTGGTGGAGTCGTCGGCGGAGACCGCCGTGCTGGTGGGCGTGCCCTACGAGGCCTCCACGGACTACGTGAAGCTGCTGTTCGGACAGTGCGGCGAGATCGCGCACATACACGAGTTCAGCAAGACCAAGTTTAAGATTT TGCGCGTAACCTTCCACGAGAAGGAGTCGGTGGAGAAGGCGCTGAAGCTGGACCGCGAGCTGCGCCTCAACGGCTTCCTCGTCACCGTCTCCAAGTACAGGGACGACGATGAGCAGAAGGCGCACGCCAACAGCAATAAG TCGAACAAGCGGCAGCACGGGCAGCAGGGCCGCAAcagcgcgggcgcgggcggcgcgggcggcgcggcgggcgccggcggggcgggcgcgggcggcgcgggggcggcgggcgcgggcgcggggggcgccgcgccgccgcgcaaCAACTCGTTCCGCCCGCGGGGCGCCGCGTTCAACGCGAGGGGCAACTTTAGAG GAGGCGCTCGCGGGCGCGGGTTCGcggggcgcggcggcgcgttCCCGCGCGGCGGCTTCGCGCCCGTCAACACGTACCTGCCGCCGCAGGGCTTCATGGGCCGCCCG AGCTACCTGTAG
- the LOC119830375 gene encoding nuclear localization sequence-binding protein-like isoform X2 produces the protein MVAPKRGRGAAQKKAKANEEVSQPEPEPTEAMEATEENNGDTQPEAQEEAPAGEEAAEQPEGEQEAQNTEEAKQEEPKEEKVEPGKLLVENLPPSYLFDYQDKLKELFSKHGEINSVKRGPIIVTELTTTPTLSAIVEFKNKECLEKALTEDGTVLEGNAISVVVESSAETAVLVGVPYEASTDYVKLLFGQCGEIAHIHEFSKTKFKILRVTFHEKESVEKALKLDRELRLNGFLVTVSKYRDDDEQKAHANSNKSNKRQHGQQGRNSAGAGGAGGAAGAGGAGAGGAGAAGAGAGGAAPPRNNSFRPRGAAFNARGNFRGGARGRGFAGRGGAFPRGGFAPVNTYLPPQGFMGRPGAFMNDGQRPNKRLRQM, from the exons ATGGTAGCGCCGAAGAGAGGCCGTGGTGCTGCTCAGAAAAAGGCAAAAGCGAATGAAGAAGTAAGCCAACCGGAGCCGGAGCCCACGGAGGCGATGGAGGCTACTGAAGAGAATAACGGCGACACACAACCCGAGGCGCAGGAGGAAGCTCCAGCCGGCGAAGAGGCTGCGGAGCAGCCGGAAGGAGAGCAGGAAGCACAGAACACTGAAGAAGCCAAACAGGAAGAACCGAAAGAAGAAAAAGTGGAACCTGGTAAACTGCTCGTTGAAAATCTCCCACCAAGTTACCTATTTGATTACCAAGATAAACTGAAAGAACTCTTCTCAAAACATGGAGAAATCAACAGTGTAAA aCGTGGTCCGATCATTGTAACTGAATTGACCACAACTCCGACATTATCGGCTATAGTCGAATTCAAAAACAAAGAGTGTCTGGAAAAG GCGCTGACGGAAGACGGTACAGTATTAGAGGGCAACGCGATATCCGTGGTGGTGGAGTCGTCGGCGGAGACCGCCGTGCTGGTGGGCGTGCCCTACGAGGCCTCCACGGACTACGTGAAGCTGCTGTTCGGACAGTGCGGCGAGATCGCGCACATACACGAGTTCAGCAAGACCAAGTTTAAGATTT TGCGCGTAACCTTCCACGAGAAGGAGTCGGTGGAGAAGGCGCTGAAGCTGGACCGCGAGCTGCGCCTCAACGGCTTCCTCGTCACCGTCTCCAAGTACAGGGACGACGATGAGCAGAAGGCGCACGCCAACAGCAATAAG TCGAACAAGCGGCAGCACGGGCAGCAGGGCCGCAAcagcgcgggcgcgggcggcgcgggcggcgcggcgggcgccggcggggcgggcgcgggcggcgcgggggcggcgggcgcgggcgcggggggcgccgcgccgccgcgcaaCAACTCGTTCCGCCCGCGGGGCGCCGCGTTCAACGCGAGGGGCAACTTTAGAG GAGGCGCTCGCGGGCGCGGGTTCGcggggcgcggcggcgcgttCCCGCGCGGCGGCTTCGCGCCCGTCAACACGTACCTGCCGCCGCAGGGCTTCATGGGCCGCCCG GGCGCGTTCATGAACGACGGCCAGCGGCCGAACAAGCGGCTCCGGCAAATGTAA
- the LOC119830487 gene encoding O-acyltransferase like protein-like gives MDNLFVVYDPSFLALVWPKIKNGVHLSLDRYCWTELSVFFRDYLDGHAWAYKTADASGRYSASFFTGNKFWLGSKQQCQMLNDAYESHEQDETWGEFYNRDYLKTLLKGDTNFGRNQQDWHALVQRDELVRRLVRADNAPPFTLAYSVLQLQLNLTSLALAKSYDVTLGVCLPRSCASEDIVSIINFSIMLNDHLKYNNSLTRSIKITSIREIQGYDIKDDVVAVLTILITITFILLSVIATLVDLDVFALKHQTLNLNKPNNNVETTKTITRPVIVDAVMKNANNAGTLKLCDAKLPPSITLGVVNMEGTGNCRRCGKYRKQCAISRQFDNFPPCPRMKFNSCASSNAEIKKTNGLVKDLLLSFSIKHSWMRVFNTNMANKDLAVIHAVKIVATFWIIFIHVAVAVSYVSNSGDVNDPGNMYYNIMATGTLAFDALFFVSGIFSAHHFFYLKGRYSSEEVLRCSGPCGQLSQLICFIINRAIRLLPPYVFAIFISSVASRAGRSGSALGGGAPDTCHQHWWRNLLYVTNLYPREEQCMQVSWYLSSEAQLHAGGAALSAALAARERPALALAALLLLAAPALDLLTPRGTLLREGYAWEGHVWSHAAPYLLGVLTGWLVHRIDGLLTVPKMWSISLWVWSFCAALGSCALPWVEVWGAWGAGAAGAAGGAGAEWVTAWLHLLWPAAGIWPAVVCSTKYAYRTRQLLDSRAWCGASRLCYGALLLHGAAASALLAADTALCASFSCLLCYYLGVTAATLGGAFCLCVLVEMPTCSFLTRLSDYVYR, from the exons ATGGACAATTTGTTTGTAGTCTATGATCCTTCTTTTCTTGCGCTGGTGTGgccgaaaataaaaaatggtgtACATTTGAGTTTGGATAGGTATTGTTGGACGGAATTGAGTGTGTTTTTCAGAGATTATTTGGATGGACATGCTTGGGCATATAAAA CCGCGGATGCATCAGGCAGGTATTCCGCATCATTCTTCACGGGCAACAAGTTCTGGCTGGGGTCGAAGCAACAATGCCAGATGTTG AACGATGCGTATGAGTCGCATGAACAAGATGAGACATGGGGAGAGTTTTACAACAGGGACTACCTCAAGACGTTGCTCAAGGGGGACACAAATTTTGGGCGGA ACCAGCAGGACTGGCACGCGCTGGTCCAGCGGGACGAGCTGGTGCGGCGACTGGTGCGCGCGGACAACGCGCCGCCCTTCACCCTCGCATACTCCGTGCTGCAGCTGCAGCTCAACCTCACCAGCCTGGCTTTGGCTAAG TCATACGATGTGACGCTGGGGGTCTGTCTGCCAAGATCCTGCGCATCTGAAGACATTGTCTCAATTATAAACTTCTCGATCATGCTGAACGACCACTTGAAGTACAACAACTCTCTCACCAGATCGATTAAAATCACTTCTATTAGAGAAATACAAGGTTACGACATTAAAGACGACGTGGTCGCCGTCCTGACCATCCTCATAACAATAACTTTCATCCTCCTATCTGTAATAGCCACATTGGTAGATCTCGATGTATTCGCATTAAAACATCAAACTTTAAACCTAAATAAACCTAACAATAACGTTGAAACAACGAAAACAATCACACGGCCAGTTATAGTAGACGCTGTAATGAAGAACGCGAATAATGCTGGAACGCTAAAACTATGCGATGCAAAACTGCCTCCTTCGATTACGCTGGGCGTAGTAAACATGGAGGGGACCGGGAACTGCAGGCGATGCGGGAAATACAGGAAGCAGTGCGCTATATCGAGACAGTTCGATAACTTCCCGCCGTGTCCGCGGATGAAGTTCAACTCGTGCGCAAGCTCCAACGCGGAGATCAAGAAAACTAACGGGCTCGTGAAGGATCTGCTGCTTAGTTTCTCGATAAAGCACAGCTGGATGAGGGTGTTCAATACCAACATGGCGAACAAGGATCTCGCGGTGATACACGCTGTCAAAATTGTCGCCACCTTTTGGATCATTTTCATACACGTAGCTGTCGCTGTTAGCTACGTTTCGA ATAGCGGCGATGTCAATGATCCTGgtaatatgtattacaatataatggCAACAGGGACACTCGCGTTTGATGCTCTTTTCTTTGTAAG CGGTATATTCAGCGCGCACCACTTTTTCTACCTGAAGGGGCGCTACAGCAGCGAGGAGGTGCTGCGCTGTTCGGGGCCGTGCGGGCAGCTCTCGCAGCTCATCTGTTTCATCATCAATCGAGCTATCCG GCTGCTCCCTCCCTACGTGTTCGCGATATTCATATCATCGGTGGCGTCCCGCGCGGGGCGCTCGGGCTCCGCGCTCGGGGGCGGCGCCCCCGACACGTGCCACCAGCACTGGTGGCGGAACTTGTTGTATGTCACCAACTTGTACCCGAGGGAGGAACAG TGCATGCAAGTGTCGTGGTACCTGTCGAGCGAGGCGCAGCTGcacgcgggcggcgcggcgctgaGCGCGGCGCTGGCGGCGCGCGAGCGGCCCGCGCTGGCGCTCGCCGCGCTGCTGCTGCTCGCCGCCCCCGCGCTCGACCTGCTCACCCCCCGCGGTACTCTCCTCCG TGAGGGGTACGCATGGGAGGGGCACGTGTGGAGTCACGCGGCGCCCTACTTGCTGGGGGTGCTCACAGGCTGGCTCGTGCACCGTATAGACGGCCTGCTCACTGTACCTAAG ATGTGGTCAATATCGCTGTGGGTGTGGTCGTTTTGTGCGGCGCTCGGCTCGTGCGCGCTGCCGTGGGTGGAGGTGTGGGGGGCGTGGGGTGCGGGGGCTGCGGGGGCTGCGGGCGGAGCGGGGGCCGAGTGGGTCACCGCGTGGCTACATCTGCTGTGGCCCGCTGCGGGGATCTGGCCAGCTGTGGTTTGCTCAACGAAGTACGCGT ACCGCACGCGGCAGCTGCTGGACAGCCGCGCGTGGTGCGGCGCGAGCCGGCTGTGCTACGGCGCGCTGCTGCTGCACGGCGCCGCCGCCAGCGCGCTGCTCGCCGCCGACACCGCGCTCTGCGCCTCCTTCTCCTGCCTC CTATGTTACTACCTGGGCGTGACGGCGGCAACGCTGGGTGGCGCGTTCTGTCTGTGCGTGTTGGTGGAGATGCCGACCTGCTCCTTCCTCACCAGGCTCTCCGACTATGTGTACCGATAG